CGGCTTGAGTCTTTTGTTCCCACGTTGAAGGATCCCTCGAGTCCCTGTGAGATAGCACCATGTTGAAGGATTCGCCGGCAGCAATAGTGTAAGTCATGACGTGACGATCTTCGCCAATCCTATGGAGCATGTTAGACCGCCATCTCTGACATACTTGATCGTATATGAACTCACCAGACGTGCAATCCAGGCTTCTCAAGGATCCAGGCAATTTCTGGAATCCTTCTCATCTTACTGACATCTACTGTGGCTCGGTAGACTGCAAAGCCAGTGTAGTTCGTTGCCCCAGCTTGGTTGGAGGGAAGCAGACTTCTAGCTACCGACTTGACGCCTACGTCGCAAGGGGATATTAGCCGAGATCAAGACCGCATCTATGACATGAAGGAGGTGCTCACCATCGGCAGCAACAATGAGATCAGCTGAAAAAGCCTCGCCGCTAGCCAGAGTCGCACTTGGTAGGTGAGGGTTATAGCCAGCGACCCTGCTATCCAAGCGAACCGCAACCCCGAGGTCCTTGGCCCGCTGATAGAGAGCAGAGTGGAGGTGAGCACGATGTGCGACGTAGTATGGTGCCCCGCAGAGCTCGATAAATGTTTCAGAGAGATCAGTAAAGCCAATACGATGGCCATTCTCCCAGCGACGGAACGAGATGCCGTCAGGCCGTACTGCCTGCTCTGCCATGATATCCATCACCCCCCATCTTTGAAGGAGCTTGCTGGAGTTTGGCGGAATCTGGATGCCGGCGCCAACCTATAATTAGTGGTCAGATGGCCCAAGAGGCTCCGATTGACATCGTATGGATGGGTTGCAGGAAAGCTTACCTCTGATAATTGAGCGGCCTGTTCCAAGACAGTAACATGATGGCCACTTCTCGCCAGAGCAACTGCGGTTGCAAGCCCGCCAAGACCAGCTCCGACAATGAGGATATCAAGAGCAATCAGCGTTGATGGGGTGCTCTCTGATGTGTTCCCATCCTTTTCGAAGTTCAGGCCTCGAAGAAAGTTGAGGCTGTTGGAGGGATAAGACGTGGAAAGCGGCTTACGATGGCCAGCTAGCCCGTTATGCTGTTTACTGTGCAACTCATCGCCGACCTGACCTTTTGTCCGCTCATTCTCGTTCTGTAACTTGTGAGACCGAACGAATAGGTCCTGCGAGGCAGGCTGAATTACTTTGGTAGCAGCGGGCATTTTGGAAAAAGTTGAAATCGAGGGAATGTGGAGTCGGAGACTAGATAAAAAGATCGTCTACAACTTAAAGCGTCACCGTGTTACCTGATTGGGAATTTGTAATCAAATCCTTGGTTTATATGAAAGAGGTCCTTTATTATTTCGTGGCTACAAGACCTGGTAACGGATGCATCCCGTGCCCATTGCCGTGGATTAAGCGTCGTAAACACCTTAGTAACCTAAGCTGTCACGAGTTATAGCACGtagcaatgggcatacggagtatagtaaaagtagcttaactattaaaataaaattagataaaaaaaaaggtctatatatataatatctaagatagatatataatttagtacgtaacgggtactttataaagtacgattattatccctattacgtaatataccccctaattactattattaaggagctattatgcttaaaatagaatctctaaatacccttataaaggcctaatttagttaaatataaataaataaaaaataagtataagggatatacgttttttaaactacgtttattataaatatatccctttatttaaaataaataaaatcctaacttaaaatagtatatattttattatttttaatatataaattactaagggcgaggctatttaactactttatatatatttaaattcttataatatcgcttaattattattatcttttttttttaactttttataattattataaatacccctatttattacgcgcgcgcgcttatattattaaatcgtttattaattttattttaaatataatatttaatatatttagaaataataataagttttatataatttctataatactttttatatacgtattatatagtttattaagagtttaaataggtaataatattaacgagcccttttaagttattacccCCCTCcgtaacttcttatttatttattaaagcttagttactaagctcttcttttttagctaagaggatattaaagttactaattaaaataccgaggactttattaagttcgaggATCTTTttagtagctataataagagtaataataaggtaaataataataataaaaactttaataagcttttatttatcctccccttaaagtttaaaaataaaaataagactagtttaaataataagctctttaaaaagggtatattatatacttattattttaaaagtttatatttaatattattttaaaatttaaaaaacgtaaagttagctctttttaaaagagtaataagaagtaaaagAGAACGCTAAGAGGCTAAAgtaccctttataataaatataattctttttactattctaagcctatttaatatatatttagtctttaaaaagcttaagggagaggtttttaaaaaataagagatttagtccttaccttattttaaaatagccctttaatatattaattttaaaaatagtagttattattttataaaaagtaatagctagtatacgtactattttaatagccgtttagttaaaaagtatattaatataccggtcgttttatagctaatagcctaggtccttattaaggttattataaataacgctcctttttttataaatatattatccttttttattattaaaaagcgtacttctaattataattttagtaaaatattattaagctttataatattatttactaaatatataataattagaaaatatataagaattatattagtttttatataaaggacttttttaatgCGCGCCCctagtccttttttatatttattataattatttataactaacttcttattatattacccgcttttatattttaaattattaacttaatagttattttggCTCCCGCGCCCctcgttacttttattattcttagctttataaacttcgaagtacgtaaaatatatttcttaatatatatattaaccctcttttttaataacgctatactcttagtaattatatattttataaattaggagtttaaataataagtataagctcaggttttatttttatatatatatactctatagggtaaggttattttaagagtttaggcctttaagttataaaaagtttttattttatttattttaggcctCTGGGCCGTATtctaagttctatttatcgtctacttttaaatattaagtttttttaagcgtagcttaaattaattatttttaactattttagttatttataatagctttttacgtattataaaagttaagaagtatatagaaatattcgaacttagcttataaaaggtttttaataagtctatttattaatatattttttattaatatataaataacttcgaAGCTACCTttagtatactcttattttagttatatattctatatattaatataataaagttaagtagctattctttttctttcttttataacgagttaaatcgtttactaattattataattaaataattatacttttcttaagttaagggtaatatttttaaaaaggcgctttagaactatagtcttttttatagtttttttaaaataaaaaagcttagctttagtaattaacgttataactatcgcttagcgtactaatttttattaaattaggctactaaaaaagaatattatatatttttaaaataattatcgtattactttattatttataaagctagtatttctaattaaaaataataattacgtactaagtatattaccgTAGTAGAGCGTAAAATATTttgttatataaaaatattaaatatagtagttaattattttaatataagttatgcttaggttagttaagaactataataattataaataaataaaggcgACGtttagtctaattataataactatataaagtatattcctaacctttttttaataactctttatttccttttttattatttactccTCGTttaatttaaactcttttttaaaaagaagggtagctaaatataataaatctataaaattaaagcgcttagtaacttacttaatatatacgttataaataaaataaactttataagtagtacggttttataaaatccgtattctaaaaaagtaattaatcagtctattttttttaaagttaatatatttttttataccgttaacgatcccctaagccgcttttcggtcgttttaataatataaaataataaagttatcgacgtaaaatactaatattaccttcttatttatagtttaataaatatagatcttttcgtagttatatattatatttatattacgaaatatagaaataaaagtttagaactagagaattaataagtcttagaggctatatagagcgcgttagagcttatttattttattaataactttatatttttttacgaatttaataattattaacttatcgcttttaaaaagcgcgttaaggaatacgttaataatattatattagtctattttaaggtcgaattaagtagttattactattataagcttaaaaacctttataataagtattaaagcgtatatattttataaggggttaagtagttatatatccccccttatatatatatatacttttacctcgctaacctcgttattaacgttatacttataaatatatacttattttaataaaaataagatcccttatttaggattatggTTAAtctcttcttatatactaatatcccttagcttttttatttttttatttataatatccctaagtagcttttatagttacggtaagaaatatttaatattattaaacttttttaataagttttagaaattaattttaataagtcgtagtttttaaattcctttagagcgctctaagtaggtcttataaactactttttttattacttaatagagtattatatatttatattactttttttatagttttttattaattaagtataaaagtagagaaaaagtagtcttaaaaatagttataataatcgctatttcttatatttaaatttaaaaacgttacgaaaatactattattaaagcgttataaaggtCTATAGGCCTATTTTAAACGTTTAGGacttaataaagctttatttaatacttaataaggtagtttttataagctctatttttatataataataaaggtttattatgaaggttctttattaacgttaactttagtattaagaattattcttttataattattactttatttactatatattctagcgttttactaagagttattaagaattaaaagcttaagaacttttataatatatataagcgcttataaagaggattataaactacgtaaagctatttataacttagttactatatccccttctttacccctacccccgagcttatataagggggttattttaggggttaataataataataagactatattagcctttttagccttatttattatatcctaaagtacgtttattagttacttggcgtcctaaatagttaaaaatctaatagtaatactatctttaactataaagttattttaaatattagtatttctaaagtctagatttacttccctaagtatttaaatataatagattcgggaTACGGCCGGTAATAAAATGCCAATAACTTAGCGACTAGTATataaatcgtattataaaaaaactttttaagaagtagagcccttataaaaaactttataagctttaattttataatatacctatatttatattatagcctcgctagttaagtacttataacttaattttttataattctaaagcttctatttttataaaataattaatataaataataataaattataaaaataaatagaacgttAACGAAACGacgcttagttattaataaagagctattaatattaataagctataactatttagagttaactacttaaccctattttatttaagggaacgagcttattataaagcgagtcCTACCCGAATActaacgtttataaaagagctaaataaaaaagataattagggtagattacttttataagctagttaccctattaatactttaaaaaccttatttattataaatagggcgtttattaataactaattactaaatatacgaggttaaaatatatataaaagcgcgggtaatattaaaatagctagtttaataaaccctataagcttaataataacttatttttataaaataataaaaataataattaaagattaaaactaagaacggcgttaatacgaagagcttatttaataacttactaaacgGCTAGTAACGtatttaggttaataaaaatataacaagcctcttttttataattataaactaattaaaaaagaatttacgagtacctaaataataaactaaattattattataaaaataagtaataagctttatataaaa
The window above is part of the Colletotrichum lupini chromosome 9, complete sequence genome. Proteins encoded here:
- a CDS encoding FAD binding domain-containing protein produces the protein MPAATKVIQPASQDLFVRSHKLQNENERTKGQVGDELHSKQHNGLAGHRKPLSTSYPSNSLNFLRGLNFEKDGNTSESTPSTLIALDILIVGAGLGGLATAVALARSGHHVTVLEQAAQLSEVGAGIQIPPNSSKLLQRWGVMDIMAEQAVRPDGISFRRWENGHRIGFTDLSETFIELCGAPYYVAHRAHLHSALYQRAKDLGVAVRLDSRVAGYNPHLPSATLASGEAFSADLIVAADGVKSVARSLLPSNQAGATNYTGFAVYRATVDVSKMRRIPEIAWILEKPGLHVWIGEDRHVMTYTIAAGESFNMVLSHRDSRDPSTWEQKTQAEILGEMRAEFRGWDSQLTKIIELIDTTIKWPLMAGVPLDNWVADSERLVILGDAAHAMPPYMSQGAAMAVEDGAALAVALNNIQNREQLGLALQVFQGERKSRTSMMQEASMVNALLWHFKDGPEQKARDEAMRPEVEGRKFASSPNQWSDPLTQSWAYGYDAEDRMLEKWKQESEA